A window of the Cystobacter fuscus genome harbors these coding sequences:
- a CDS encoding trypsin-like peptidase domain-containing protein, giving the protein MLAVLAVVGGEARADLARRRNEVVEVVQKVSPAVVFIGTEQEAESPFRGRRSIMEEFFGAPPQAQRTQGLGSGVLVDPSGVIITNDHVIRGASAIHVVLADGRELEAEVVGSDANNDLAVLKVNSKQPLPAAKLGTSADLMIGETVVAIGSPFGLSKTVTSGVVSATGRTFKADGRTYNDFIQTDAAINPGNSGGPLLNVDGDVIGINTAIFASAQGIGFAIPADKVRRIMDELTRFGKVRPAWVGLEVEGLSPRLARQLGWDRTYGVVAREVEPGSPAEQAGVRRGDVLAEMGGSRISDAEDYVTRARGYPARAAFPLVVFRDGESKTLQVTPVEFPPQLVEALGWNRLGLRVKPVRGAMAVQSVRPGSAADEVGLEPGDLITRINNQPTTEPAAFQEALLSARGSRSVLLLVRRGRHGYHVTLPF; this is encoded by the coding sequence ATGCTCGCGGTGCTGGCGGTGGTGGGAGGCGAGGCCCGGGCGGATCTGGCCCGGCGGCGCAACGAGGTGGTGGAGGTGGTGCAGAAGGTGTCCCCCGCCGTCGTCTTCATCGGGACCGAGCAGGAGGCGGAGTCCCCGTTCCGCGGACGGCGCTCCATCATGGAGGAGTTCTTCGGCGCGCCGCCGCAGGCCCAGCGCACCCAGGGGCTGGGCAGCGGGGTGCTCGTGGACCCCAGCGGCGTCATCATCACCAACGATCATGTCATCCGGGGCGCCTCCGCCATCCACGTGGTGCTGGCCGACGGGCGTGAGCTGGAGGCCGAGGTGGTGGGCAGCGACGCCAACAATGATCTGGCCGTGCTCAAGGTGAACTCCAAGCAGCCCCTGCCCGCGGCGAAGCTGGGCACCAGCGCGGATCTGATGATCGGCGAGACGGTGGTGGCCATCGGCAGCCCCTTCGGGTTGAGCAAGACGGTGACGTCGGGCGTGGTGAGCGCCACCGGCCGCACCTTCAAGGCGGACGGGCGCACCTACAACGACTTCATCCAGACGGACGCGGCCATCAACCCGGGCAACTCGGGCGGGCCACTGCTCAACGTGGACGGCGACGTCATCGGCATCAACACGGCCATCTTCGCGAGCGCCCAGGGCATCGGCTTCGCCATCCCCGCGGACAAGGTGCGCCGCATCATGGACGAGCTCACCCGCTTCGGAAAGGTGCGCCCCGCCTGGGTCGGCCTGGAGGTGGAGGGGCTGTCGCCGCGGCTGGCCCGGCAGCTCGGCTGGGATCGTACCTACGGCGTCGTCGCCCGGGAGGTGGAGCCGGGCAGCCCCGCCGAGCAGGCGGGCGTGCGCCGGGGCGATGTGCTCGCCGAGATGGGCGGCTCTCGCATCTCCGACGCCGAGGACTACGTCACCCGCGCCCGCGGCTACCCCGCGCGCGCCGCCTTCCCCCTCGTCGTCTTCCGCGATGGCGAGTCGAAGACACTCCAGGTGACCCCCGTGGAGTTCCCTCCCCAGCTCGTGGAGGCGCTGGGATGGAACCGGCTGGGACTGCGGGTGAAGCCGGTGCGTGGCGCCATGGCGGTGCAGTCGGTGCGTCCCGGCTCGGCGGCGGACGAGGTGGGCCTGGAGCCGGGGGATCTCATCACGCGCATCAACAACCAGCCCACCACCGAGCCCGCGGCCTTCCAGGAAGCGCTCCTGTCGGCCCGGGGCAGCCGCAGCGTGTTGCTGCTCGTGCGGCGCGGACGTCACGGCTACCACGTCACCCTGCCTTTCTAG
- a CDS encoding serine/threonine protein kinase: MNSVRYHSLGPLLSGEGSRAFLGLALEEGRAPRPVVLVWAPPDVARDAELSVQLQRETQRASALEHPNILRVHGLAQLEPGLARITEFANGESLRRVLEVRPRMPPAFAALIASDVAMGLHYAHLAGNDDGTPLVHGDVRPETVMVSFNGVCKVTGYGALSVAPRERTGRRVRNRRNYSAPEQLNGGRGAMTPSTDVFLLGLLLHECLSGHMPFHDAPDGDQAVLTAQLPPLPADVPRALAAVVTRATAKRVHERYANALEFREALLAAVDGVIPPASVFAEFLSQLFPPDRDARATRHQMLEMGLAEVGRRASPVSAGAMLAVTAPPRRPSGATAAPPPPTEPGPEIDVSTDFVDVPFENEDADAVDSVLEITGRHARPGVARPLPREEPEPTPAHPRPLPPPPAPKKKQAPAPAPHKPRSHLPLIAGALAIASAVVATGGFFVWSTRERVPPAAPKASPVATAAPSAQPQAEPPPEATAQAPTPAEPAQAPGAPSDTVPAVATAPDTEAPATSDSEVLTAGTQPSPPAPGDSGAPTAESAPVTTRLKLFVLPEVEVSLGGKPLGHTPLTVPLPPGEHTLELSIPAKGVRTTRTLTVKPQGMTTERFLLGRGSVQVNAPPGAVILLDGHKAGRKLSPWEGEHQLVVTSGEGRWEKTFRLEPDQQLTFDATPTTP, from the coding sequence ATGAATTCGGTTCGCTACCATTCCCTGGGACCTCTTCTCTCGGGAGAGGGTTCGCGGGCCTTCCTCGGGCTCGCGCTCGAGGAGGGCCGGGCGCCCCGGCCGGTGGTGCTCGTGTGGGCACCGCCCGACGTGGCTCGGGACGCGGAGCTGTCCGTGCAGCTCCAGCGCGAGACCCAGCGCGCCTCCGCGCTCGAGCACCCCAACATCCTGCGCGTGCACGGCCTGGCCCAGCTCGAGCCCGGCCTGGCCCGTATCACCGAGTTCGCCAACGGCGAGTCCCTGCGCCGGGTGCTGGAGGTGCGTCCGCGCATGCCCCCCGCCTTCGCCGCGCTCATTGCCTCGGACGTGGCCATGGGGCTGCACTACGCGCACCTGGCGGGCAACGACGATGGCACGCCGCTGGTGCACGGGGACGTGCGGCCGGAGACGGTGATGGTCTCCTTCAATGGCGTGTGCAAGGTGACGGGCTATGGCGCCCTGAGCGTCGCACCCCGTGAGCGCACGGGCCGGCGCGTGCGCAACCGCCGCAACTACAGCGCCCCCGAGCAGCTCAACGGCGGCCGGGGGGCGATGACCCCGAGCACCGACGTGTTCCTGCTGGGCCTGCTGCTGCACGAGTGCCTGTCGGGGCACATGCCCTTCCACGACGCGCCGGATGGGGATCAGGCCGTCCTCACCGCGCAACTGCCTCCCCTGCCGGCGGATGTGCCGCGCGCGCTCGCCGCGGTGGTGACGCGCGCCACCGCCAAGCGCGTCCACGAGCGCTACGCCAACGCGCTCGAGTTCCGCGAGGCCCTGCTGGCCGCCGTCGATGGCGTCATCCCCCCGGCCAGCGTCTTCGCCGAGTTCCTCTCCCAGCTCTTCCCGCCGGATCGCGATGCGCGGGCCACACGGCACCAGATGCTGGAGATGGGACTGGCGGAAGTGGGACGCCGCGCCTCGCCCGTGAGCGCGGGAGCGATGCTGGCCGTCACGGCCCCGCCACGGCGGCCCTCGGGTGCCACGGCGGCCCCGCCTCCTCCCACCGAGCCGGGGCCCGAGATCGACGTGAGCACCGACTTCGTGGACGTGCCCTTCGAGAACGAGGACGCGGACGCCGTGGACTCGGTGCTGGAGATCACCGGCCGGCATGCCCGTCCCGGAGTGGCGCGACCCCTGCCCCGCGAGGAGCCGGAGCCCACTCCCGCCCATCCGCGGCCCCTCCCTCCTCCCCCCGCTCCGAAGAAGAAGCAGGCCCCGGCGCCCGCGCCGCACAAGCCCCGCTCTCACCTGCCCCTGATCGCCGGCGCGCTGGCCATCGCGTCCGCCGTCGTGGCCACGGGAGGCTTCTTCGTGTGGAGCACGCGCGAGCGGGTGCCTCCCGCCGCGCCCAAGGCCTCCCCTGTCGCCACCGCCGCGCCCTCCGCGCAGCCGCAGGCCGAGCCCCCGCCAGAGGCGACGGCCCAGGCTCCGACGCCCGCCGAACCGGCCCAGGCACCGGGCGCGCCCTCGGACACGGTCCCGGCCGTGGCCACCGCGCCAGACACCGAGGCACCCGCGACCTCGGACTCCGAGGTGCTCACCGCGGGCACGCAGCCCTCGCCGCCCGCACCCGGGGACTCGGGGGCACCCACGGCCGAGAGCGCTCCGGTGACCACCCGGCTCAAACTCTTCGTGCTGCCCGAGGTGGAGGTGTCGCTCGGGGGCAAGCCGCTGGGCCATACGCCCCTGACCGTGCCGCTGCCGCCCGGTGAGCACACGCTGGAGTTGAGCATCCCCGCCAAGGGCGTACGCACCACGCGTACCCTCACCGTGAAACCCCAGGGCATGACAACCGAGCGCTTCCTGTTGGGCCGGGGCTCGGTGCAGGTGAACGCGCCTCCGGGCGCCGTCATCCTGCTCGACGGACACAAGGCGGGGCGCAAGCTGTCTCCGTGGGAGGGAGAACATCAGCTCGTCGTCACCTCCGGGGAGGGCCGCTGGGAGAAGACCTTCCGGCTGGAGCCCGACCAGCAGTTGACCTTCGACGCGACGCCCACGACGCCGTGA
- a CDS encoding NUDIX hydrolase, with product MSGGRAWRGNWKTRLYERVREMGFDSLTAFANARPAVPVLALADELGEEDVAGVQVLSELLAEAERSHQVTRFVRDVLVRELSECLPDGWPTVVDDANRFKVAMALGSWAAFAPKTHEERVRQARETLRAKPPPPGWRPLGPDDALLCTLLPDEEV from the coding sequence ATGAGCGGCGGGCGTGCCTGGCGAGGTAATTGGAAGACCCGTTTGTATGAAAGGGTCCGTGAAATGGGTTTCGATTCGCTCACCGCCTTTGCGAACGCCCGCCCCGCCGTACCGGTGTTGGCACTGGCAGATGAGCTGGGCGAGGAAGACGTCGCAGGCGTGCAGGTGTTGAGCGAACTGCTCGCCGAGGCGGAGCGGAGTCACCAGGTCACACGATTCGTGCGCGATGTGCTCGTCCGCGAGCTTTCCGAGTGTCTCCCTGACGGCTGGCCAACCGTTGTGGATGATGCCAACCGTTTCAAGGTCGCCATGGCGCTCGGCTCGTGGGCTGCCTTCGCCCCAAAAACCCATGAGGAGCGTGTCAGGCAGGCGAGGGAAACACTCCGCGCCAAGCCGCCGCCGCCTGGCTGGCGCCCGCTTGGTCCCGACGATGCGCTACTGTGCACACTCCTGCCAGACGAGGAAGTCTGA
- a CDS encoding general secretion pathway protein GspE, producing the protein MRLGELLLQEKLITPGALEEALESQVVHGGRLGTNLVELGLLSEQELARVLGQQHGVSAASGEMVPDPRALALVDPSDADDKDYLPMRVDATRMSVAMLNPGDIATRDALAFKTGKRVVPVVIPEFRMNQLLRRYCKAFRAMRSIDMNAVRPSRAKQAEEQEISRARNEDLISEEEFQSLYAQALKGGSAAAGQEEPVLDLVETVEEEAAPEPVAEPVSEAIIEGEVLEPEPLVEPEPLPVPVPETLPVPGAPVHREAPRRMSVLELEDVPRPRVPAPEQVYTPLTFAEAQAELSRSMDREQVATTVLRFALGKWKRCLLLSVQGSLVTGWRGMGQGVREAAVRRMGIGLQGPSTFRLVRDTRAHYVGPVRRDAASGLFYKLLTGDYPTTAVILPLLVRGKLVHMLYVDNGPGQLTPPDVGELLILSQGVGRSYEAMIRRRKSA; encoded by the coding sequence ATGCGCCTGGGCGAACTGCTCCTCCAAGAAAAGCTCATTACCCCCGGGGCGCTGGAGGAAGCGCTCGAGTCCCAGGTCGTCCACGGTGGACGGCTGGGGACGAACCTCGTGGAGCTGGGCCTGCTGTCCGAGCAGGAGCTGGCGCGCGTGCTCGGCCAGCAGCACGGCGTGTCCGCGGCCTCGGGCGAGATGGTGCCGGACCCGCGAGCGCTGGCGCTGGTGGATCCGAGCGACGCGGACGACAAGGACTACCTGCCCATGCGGGTGGACGCCACGCGCATGAGCGTGGCGATGCTCAACCCGGGGGACATCGCCACGCGGGACGCGCTGGCGTTCAAGACGGGCAAGCGCGTGGTGCCGGTGGTCATCCCCGAGTTCCGGATGAACCAGTTGCTGCGGCGCTACTGCAAGGCGTTCCGCGCGATGCGTTCCATCGACATGAACGCGGTGCGGCCCTCGCGGGCGAAGCAGGCGGAAGAGCAGGAGATCTCGCGCGCGCGCAACGAGGATCTCATCAGCGAGGAGGAGTTCCAGTCGCTCTACGCCCAGGCGCTCAAGGGCGGGAGCGCGGCGGCGGGCCAGGAAGAGCCGGTGTTGGATCTCGTGGAGACGGTGGAGGAGGAGGCGGCGCCCGAGCCGGTCGCCGAGCCCGTTTCCGAGGCCATCATCGAGGGGGAGGTGCTCGAGCCCGAGCCGCTTGTCGAGCCCGAGCCGCTCCCGGTGCCAGTGCCCGAGACGTTGCCCGTGCCAGGGGCGCCCGTGCACCGCGAGGCGCCGCGGCGCATGTCGGTGCTGGAGCTGGAGGACGTGCCGCGCCCGAGGGTGCCCGCGCCGGAGCAGGTGTACACGCCGCTCACCTTCGCCGAGGCCCAGGCGGAGCTGTCGCGCAGCATGGATCGCGAGCAGGTGGCGACGACGGTGCTGCGCTTCGCGCTGGGCAAGTGGAAGCGGTGTCTGTTGTTGAGCGTGCAGGGCAGCCTGGTGACGGGGTGGCGCGGGATGGGGCAGGGGGTGCGCGAGGCGGCGGTGCGGCGCATGGGCATTGGCCTGCAGGGGCCGAGCACGTTCCGGCTGGTGCGCGACACGCGAGCGCACTACGTGGGGCCGGTGAGGCGGGACGCGGCCTCGGGACTCTTCTACAAGCTGCTCACCGGGGACTATCCGACGACGGCCGTCATCCTGCCGCTGCTCGTGCGGGGCAAGCTGGTGCACATGCTGTACGTGGACAATGGCCCGGGGCAGCTCACCCCGCCCGACGTGGGCGAGCTGCTCATCCTCTCGCAGGGAGTGGGCCGCTCGTACGAGGCGATGATCCGCCGCCGCAAGAGCGCGTGA
- a CDS encoding VOC family protein, with translation MDVQGFHHLAIQVRDVERVTAFYRDVLGLRELQRHFRADGSLRSVWVGVPGGGFLALEAVAGEPEAGSFRHERPGLLLLALRIAPAERARAVETLARAGIPLEHETRWTVYVRDPEGNRVALSHHPEDPIS, from the coding sequence ATGGACGTTCAGGGCTTCCATCATCTGGCCATCCAGGTACGCGACGTGGAGCGGGTCACCGCCTTCTACCGGGACGTCCTGGGTCTGAGAGAGCTGCAGCGCCACTTCCGGGCGGACGGCTCGCTGCGCAGCGTGTGGGTCGGGGTCCCCGGCGGTGGCTTCCTCGCCTTGGAGGCGGTGGCGGGCGAGCCCGAGGCGGGCTCCTTCCGTCACGAGCGGCCGGGCCTGTTGCTGCTCGCCCTGCGCATCGCCCCGGCCGAGCGGGCCCGGGCGGTGGAGACCCTGGCGCGTGCCGGCATCCCCCTGGAGCACGAGACGCGCTGGACGGTGTACGTCCGGGACCCCGAGGGCAACCGGGTGGCGCTCAGCCATCACCCGGAGGATCCGATCTCCTGA
- a CDS encoding response regulator has product MARLLIVEDHPELASLMVAAAESRGHEATAVHTGEAALALVRPQAFEAAVVDLLLPDMRGSAVLSALRDNAIPAIAVSGVFKGDRFAREATDVYGARAFFEKPFELLHLLEYVEQLCGLDSPPPAPPPDDDSDEVVVFEDATLMELDDEPGFAVTEEDEPLFASAEPSSPVIQGLTVIEEAEDPLSDERPLPPPLPPAPPPSYVESAPAFVRETPITLRTVELAGLVDLSSLESPDAREEPLVPEEPPEEELQELEMLDPEEESPPASTLPVDEYATLEEPGPDTAPPPTPAISSEELQALEALGTDEGPPPTPAISSEELQALEALGTDEGPPPTPTISSEELQALETLGPAEEPPPPGPSAEEHRALEALGPAEESPPTSVVSSEELQALEALGPAEEPALPEPSIYDLPPPRESSAEPLEPEPGLALPFGEREKVWSKTTSTAPRTRAPPAWSLSGNLKDTSVPRLLNAYYEARHSGELKLRQGTTQKVVYFEAGRPVYAASNLAPERFLRFCVRRGVVSEAQAQAAFALAREQNLRSSEALARLGFVDARRRQQVLEEQVKEVLWSTFSWTEGAYGFSALRPPSAGRVALSLFPGDLILEGVQRSEPLVALRQHMPRSRRLFPSAAPPYALHELKLKGQQALLLAYADGTKTVEDLLTLTDLPEREGLATLRGLELLGVLEERREEPGSRRRISFGL; this is encoded by the coding sequence ATGGCGCGACTGCTGATCGTCGAGGATCACCCCGAGCTGGCTTCCCTCATGGTCGCCGCGGCCGAGAGCCGCGGCCATGAGGCCACGGCCGTCCATACCGGCGAAGCCGCGCTGGCCCTCGTGCGCCCGCAGGCCTTCGAGGCGGCCGTGGTGGATCTGCTCCTGCCCGACATGCGGGGCAGCGCCGTGCTCTCCGCGCTCCGGGACAACGCCATTCCCGCCATCGCCGTCAGCGGTGTCTTCAAGGGCGATCGCTTCGCCCGCGAGGCCACCGACGTGTACGGCGCGCGCGCCTTCTTCGAGAAGCCCTTCGAGTTGCTGCACCTGCTGGAGTACGTCGAGCAGCTGTGCGGCCTGGACAGCCCCCCGCCCGCCCCTCCCCCCGACGATGACTCCGACGAGGTCGTCGTCTTCGAGGACGCCACGCTCATGGAACTGGACGACGAGCCGGGCTTCGCCGTCACCGAGGAGGATGAGCCCCTCTTCGCGTCCGCCGAGCCCTCGTCCCCCGTCATCCAGGGGCTCACCGTCATCGAGGAGGCGGAGGATCCGCTGAGCGACGAGCGCCCCCTTCCTCCTCCGCTCCCACCCGCTCCGCCCCCCTCCTACGTGGAGTCCGCGCCCGCGTTCGTCCGGGAGACCCCCATCACCCTCAGGACGGTGGAGCTCGCGGGGCTCGTGGATCTCTCCTCGCTCGAGTCCCCCGACGCACGGGAAGAACCCCTCGTCCCGGAGGAGCCGCCCGAGGAGGAACTGCAGGAGCTGGAGATGCTCGACCCGGAGGAGGAGTCACCTCCGGCGTCCACCCTCCCCGTCGACGAGTACGCGACCCTCGAGGAGCCCGGGCCGGACACGGCGCCACCTCCGACCCCCGCCATCTCCTCCGAGGAGCTCCAGGCCCTGGAAGCACTCGGGACGGACGAGGGGCCGCCCCCGACCCCCGCCATCTCCTCCGAGGAGCTCCAGGCCCTGGAAGCACTCGGGACGGACGAGGGGCCACCTCCGACCCCCACCATCTCCTCCGAGGAGCTCCAGGCCCTGGAGACACTCGGGCCCGCCGAGGAACCGCCTCCCCCCGGCCCCTCCGCCGAGGAACACCGGGCCCTGGAGGCACTCGGGCCCGCCGAGGAGTCTCCCCCCACGTCCGTCGTCTCCTCCGAGGAGCTCCAGGCCCTGGAGGCACTCGGACCCGCCGAGGAGCCAGCCCTCCCCGAGCCCTCCATCTACGATCTCCCCCCACCACGGGAGTCCTCCGCCGAGCCGCTGGAGCCCGAGCCCGGACTCGCCCTGCCCTTCGGGGAGCGCGAGAAGGTGTGGAGCAAGACGACCAGCACCGCGCCCCGGACGCGCGCGCCCCCCGCCTGGTCGCTCTCCGGAAACCTCAAGGACACCAGCGTCCCCCGCCTGCTCAACGCCTATTACGAGGCGCGCCACAGCGGAGAACTCAAGCTGCGGCAGGGCACCACCCAGAAGGTCGTCTACTTCGAGGCCGGGCGGCCGGTGTACGCCGCCTCCAACCTCGCCCCGGAGCGCTTCCTGCGCTTCTGCGTACGCCGCGGCGTGGTGAGCGAGGCCCAGGCCCAGGCGGCGTTCGCGCTCGCCCGGGAACAGAACCTGCGCTCGAGCGAGGCGCTCGCCCGGCTGGGGTTCGTGGACGCCCGGCGGCGCCAGCAGGTGCTCGAGGAGCAGGTGAAGGAGGTGCTCTGGTCCACCTTCTCGTGGACGGAAGGCGCCTATGGCTTCAGCGCCCTGCGCCCTCCCAGCGCGGGACGGGTGGCCCTGTCGCTCTTCCCCGGAGATCTCATCCTCGAGGGAGTCCAGCGCTCCGAGCCCCTGGTGGCGCTGCGCCAGCACATGCCGCGCTCCCGCCGGCTCTTCCCCTCGGCCGCGCCCCCCTACGCCCTGCACGAGCTGAAGTTGAAGGGACAGCAGGCCCTGCTGCTGGCGTACGCGGACGGCACCAAGACGGTGGAGGATCTGCTCACCCTCACGGATCTGCCCGAGCGCGAGGGGCTCGCCACCCTGCGGGGCCTGGAGCTGCTCGGCGTGCTGGAGGAGCGGCGCGAGGAGCCCGGCAGCCGCCGCCGCATCAGCTTCGGGCTGTAG
- a CDS encoding MYXO-CTERM sorting domain-containing protein produces MCLAAAGVLAMLAASRAHAGWREVTAVTERPNDVLDVWGNGTFSLGYLADSGGGVYLFVDGGVAHNLKGLGANDSVGTSYQPDTGCFVSIDDYGQRVSRGTDGGLCGGVTPGSSIISPDNGFHRVKQVPGGGAAAMTRGNEQHTVLLSGAGIDVPADTFEPVVRLELTSKPDAPFAVTRVGSKIYSFLGSSSVVPNGKWGTLNPKSEPSWFLDNPDGGSVGPLRAVALFPVEGSSVPFAVMGARHAFLQGSTTSLHVAQPLEPGEELVALSMGVEGGGDGGHGFGMALVTRADGSRQVMSPLPMPEEASAGTLWRPRVIPPDVMKNMTAKLTQVACHGASFCVLTAPGETVHNVFTYSNEAGPELSVLDSDGGVVTAMDFEEDENLQLTFLGKDSDGDPVRLTAAYSATGPWEVKSMSAEPGEPVVMDISTRPICQTTDAGHFEVTASDGLAAHEVRRTMPVRVLHTSRPEMPQVVRSDGSVVDPGQLAGELVAGGAPLTLHAVGDRTSANCGWASKRWTRVSTDGPVPTQLEGRATLVPPRFFCEAGGRDYQYQLDVVDEGGLSNFQRYTVHQKPWGAPERVFATDGVVVNVRPGARLELSPEGSHGCVNAPGFPGMVTTWDMRLEDGRVPGPELSIQKQEGGAVTDFPVDATGLVLQTSVCQPPARVRVSATNAVGTERGAPSQRELVIESAWTPLKPDSLQVSLSESAQTLWVDSPLDCEVERELRADLRLEPEDANVPTRTASVAVPGEWSLADLDCGLYHLRATLEDSTGSSMEQQDRQLVLPGRGVSLEPRPQNGMKAVCGQGATMTLSSLVTPTPGFCQTPDYTWTYASALELEQLSEPDGSVRLATKEKELDALLGGVVRVGVTASKGPARTELSFDVPISVDPFVKVGRRSELPVASETGLVSVLVDLTNTTACDVSGARYVEHLEGLAYVEGSATLDGAPVETHWNGSALQVDGLLLAGGATRTLSYVARPLLVGERRMWGEASKGDVRLSASEANEPRPSGCGCASSGSGPMLFVLAALGAALRRRRR; encoded by the coding sequence GTGTGTCTGGCCGCGGCGGGGGTGCTGGCGATGCTGGCCGCGTCCCGGGCGCACGCGGGATGGCGCGAGGTGACCGCCGTGACGGAGCGGCCCAACGACGTCCTCGACGTGTGGGGGAATGGGACGTTCTCACTGGGCTATCTGGCCGATAGCGGGGGGGGCGTCTACCTGTTCGTGGACGGTGGCGTGGCGCACAATCTCAAGGGGCTCGGGGCGAACGACTCGGTGGGCACCTCCTACCAGCCGGACACGGGCTGCTTCGTGAGCATCGACGACTACGGACAGCGCGTCTCGCGCGGCACGGATGGAGGGCTGTGCGGGGGCGTCACTCCCGGCTCGTCCATCATCTCTCCGGACAACGGCTTTCACCGCGTGAAGCAGGTGCCGGGCGGAGGTGCCGCCGCGATGACCCGAGGCAACGAACAACACACGGTCCTGCTTTCGGGCGCGGGCATCGACGTGCCCGCCGACACCTTCGAGCCGGTGGTGCGCTTGGAGCTGACCTCGAAACCGGACGCCCCGTTCGCCGTGACGCGGGTGGGGTCGAAGATCTACTCCTTCCTTGGAAGCTCGAGTGTCGTGCCCAACGGCAAGTGGGGCACCCTCAACCCCAAGAGTGAGCCGTCCTGGTTCCTGGACAATCCGGACGGAGGCTCGGTGGGCCCGCTGCGGGCGGTGGCGCTGTTTCCCGTCGAGGGCTCGTCCGTTCCCTTCGCGGTGATGGGCGCGCGTCATGCCTTCCTCCAGGGCTCGACCACCTCGCTCCACGTGGCCCAGCCGCTGGAGCCGGGCGAGGAACTCGTTGCCCTGTCCATGGGCGTGGAGGGGGGAGGCGATGGGGGCCATGGGTTCGGCATGGCCCTCGTGACGCGGGCGGATGGCAGCCGCCAGGTGATGAGTCCGTTGCCCATGCCGGAGGAGGCGAGCGCGGGCACCCTCTGGCGCCCGCGCGTGATTCCACCGGACGTCATGAAGAACATGACGGCGAAGCTGACGCAGGTGGCCTGTCATGGCGCGTCCTTCTGCGTCCTCACCGCTCCGGGCGAGACGGTGCACAACGTCTTCACCTACTCCAATGAGGCGGGCCCCGAGCTCTCGGTGCTGGACTCGGACGGCGGGGTGGTCACGGCGATGGACTTCGAGGAGGACGAGAACCTCCAGCTGACCTTCCTGGGCAAGGACTCCGACGGCGATCCGGTACGGCTCACCGCCGCGTACTCGGCCACGGGCCCGTGGGAGGTGAAGTCGATGTCCGCGGAGCCAGGCGAGCCCGTGGTGATGGACATCTCCACGAGGCCCATCTGCCAGACGACGGACGCGGGCCACTTCGAGGTGACGGCCTCCGACGGCCTGGCGGCGCACGAGGTCCGGCGGACGATGCCGGTGAGGGTGCTGCATACGTCGCGCCCGGAGATGCCCCAGGTGGTGCGGTCGGACGGAAGCGTGGTGGACCCGGGGCAACTCGCGGGCGAGCTGGTCGCGGGCGGCGCGCCCCTGACGCTCCACGCGGTGGGGGACAGGACGTCGGCGAACTGTGGATGGGCGAGCAAGCGCTGGACGCGGGTGTCCACGGACGGTCCGGTGCCGACGCAGCTCGAGGGCCGCGCCACGCTCGTGCCCCCGCGCTTCTTCTGCGAGGCGGGAGGCCGGGACTACCAGTACCAGCTCGACGTGGTGGACGAGGGCGGCCTCTCCAACTTCCAGCGCTACACGGTGCACCAGAAGCCCTGGGGTGCTCCGGAGCGCGTCTTCGCCACGGACGGCGTCGTGGTGAATGTGCGCCCCGGAGCGCGGCTGGAGTTGTCCCCCGAGGGCTCGCACGGCTGCGTGAACGCGCCCGGGTTTCCCGGCATGGTGACCACCTGGGACATGAGACTGGAGGATGGCCGGGTGCCGGGGCCGGAGCTCTCCATCCAGAAGCAGGAGGGCGGCGCCGTGACCGACTTCCCGGTGGACGCGACGGGGCTCGTGCTCCAGACGAGCGTCTGTCAGCCTCCGGCCCGGGTGCGGGTCAGCGCCACGAATGCCGTGGGCACCGAGCGCGGGGCGCCTTCCCAGCGCGAGCTCGTCATCGAGTCGGCCTGGACGCCGCTCAAGCCCGACTCGCTCCAGGTGTCGTTGAGCGAGAGCGCCCAGACGCTGTGGGTGGACTCGCCTCTCGACTGCGAGGTGGAGCGCGAGCTGCGCGCGGATCTGCGCTTGGAGCCGGAGGACGCGAACGTGCCGACGAGGACCGCGAGCGTGGCGGTGCCGGGCGAGTGGTCGCTGGCGGACCTGGACTGCGGGCTCTACCATTTGCGCGCCACCCTGGAGGACTCCACGGGCAGCTCCATGGAGCAGCAGGATCGCCAGCTGGTGTTGCCCGGCCGGGGCGTGTCCCTGGAGCCTCGACCCCAGAACGGGATGAAGGCCGTCTGTGGCCAGGGCGCGACCATGACCCTCTCGTCCCTCGTCACCCCCACGCCGGGGTTCTGCCAGACGCCGGACTACACCTGGACGTATGCGTCGGCCCTGGAGCTCGAGCAGCTCTCCGAGCCGGATGGCTCGGTGCGGCTCGCCACGAAGGAGAAGGAGCTGGATGCGCTGCTCGGCGGCGTCGTGCGGGTGGGCGTGACGGCGAGCAAGGGGCCCGCGCGCACGGAGCTGTCGTTCGACGTGCCCATCTCCGTGGATCCCTTCGTGAAGGTGGGCCGCCGCTCCGAGCTGCCCGTTGCCTCGGAGACGGGACTCGTGAGCGTGCTGGTGGATCTCACCAACACCACGGCGTGCGACGTGAGCGGGGCGCGCTACGTGGAGCACCTGGAGGGGCTCGCCTACGTGGAGGGCAGCGCGACGCTCGACGGAGCGCCCGTGGAGACGCACTGGAATGGCAGCGCGCTCCAGGTGGACGGGCTGCTGCTGGCGGGTGGCGCCACCCGGACGCTCAGCTACGTGGCGCGGCCACTCTTGGTGGGCGAGCGCCGCATGTGGGGCGAAGCGAGCAAGGGCGACGTGCGCCTCTCCGCGTCCGAAGCGAACGAGCCGCGTCCGTCTGGCTGTGGGTGCGCCAGCTCCGGGTCGGGGCCGATGCTCTTCGTGCTCGCAGCGCTGGGAGCGGCCCTGCGCCGCCGCCGCCGGTGA